In Danio aesculapii chromosome 17, fDanAes4.1, whole genome shotgun sequence, the sequence ctatattttttcaatagtctacagaacaaaccatcattatacaataacttgtattaccctaacttgtctagttaacctaattaacctagtttttaaatgtcactttaagcagtgtagaagtgtcttgaaaaaatatctagtcaaatattatttactgtcatcatgacagagataaaataaatcagttattagagatgagttattaaaactattatgattagaaatgtgttgaaaaaaatctctgttaaagagaaattgggggaaaaaaaacacacaggggggctaataattctgacttcaactgtatttaaaaaatccCAAAATCAATCTTTTAGTCTCTGCTGTTTCAAAACACACTTCTGGACCATTCATTACAaggttttttttatacatatttgcATCTTATCTTATACACTGTGTATATTCATTATATCTTACATAGCCTATTAATTACATCTTAattaatgtatacatttaatCTGTCATGAAAACAAGTTATGAAAGCCACTGTGAGAAATATATTTCCAATTGAAGTAACTCAaacacaatttaataattagatgTAGGCATGAATATAAAAACTGTCACATGTGTGCTTCACATGCTGTTTGCACACATAATGTTTCTTTGATTTACTTGATTAGAAAAACCAATAGAAACCTCATTTAACATACTGCACTTTGTTAATTGTAGCCTTTAATATTATATAGTAGTATAATATACAAGTAATAGAGTCCTCTTCATACTCTCATCGGCCTCTTTATTGTGGCAGTTATACGTTttttggacccacttttgccttcagaactgccttaattctttgtgacaaagattcaacaaggtactggaaatattcctcagagattttggtctatattgacatgatagcatcacgcagttgctagagatttgtcggctgtacatccatgatgcgaatctcctgtttcaccacatcccaaagttgctctattagattgagttctggtgactgtggaggccatttgagtaatgaactcattgtcatgtttaagaaaccactctgagatgattcgagctttatgacatggcgtgttatcctgctgtaagtagccatcagaaaatgggtacactgtggtcataaaaggatagacatggtcagcaacaatactcaggttggctctggcgttgacatgatgctcaagtggtactaataggaccaaagtgtgccatgaaaatatcccccacaccattacaccaccaccaccagcctgaactgttgatacaaggcaggatggatcctcactttcatgctgttgacggcaaattctgaTCCGAATGTcgaagcagaaatcgagactattgtctattgtccaattttggtgagcctgagcgaatagtagcctcagtttcttgttcttagctgacaggagtagcaccgggtgtggtcttctgctgctgtagcccatccgcctcaaggttcgacatgctGTGGGTGCAGGGATGCTTTTCTGTAAAGCtgcaacgagtggttatttgagtaactgttgcctttctatcagctggaaccagtctgattTGATCTTTTTTGcacgattctctgtaaaccctagagatggctgtgcgtgaaaatccccgcagatcagcagtttctgaaatactcagattagCTCatcaggcaccaacaaccatgccatgttcaaattcacttaaatcacctttctaccccattctgatgctcgggtaactgcagcagatcatcttgaccatgtctacatgcataaatgcattgagttgctgccatgtgattggttgattagaaatggcgttaacgagcagttggataggggtacctaataaagtggccggtgagtatctTTCAGCAACATTTGACTGTAAATGACTGTAtccatttttcataattttaccTCATTAATACGGTGATGCATCAAAGGTTCCAGGTTGGATTATGGGGCAGACCCTGATTGGATGTCTGCTTTGCTAACCAATTGGTTCAATGCATATAAATAAGAGTTGTTGGGCTAGCTACCTGGCTAGATGTGGCTACTTGGATGTCCTCATGTCAAGACCATCTCTTTGACTTTGTAACACTATGGTAGACTATGGTATCTCAAGTTCTTTATCTTTGTTATTCCCtagacttttgtttgttttgattgattgattgttgttCAATTAGTTCCTTTTATAATAGAGATGCATAATATATCGGCTGCCATATCGTTTTTAGCCGATAAATGGTATTACTAATGTTATTGGTATTGatccgatatcaaaattaggtTGATACCTTTAAGTCGATAATTTTACAGAACTGCCTACCTTGCACATGCGTAGGAATTTGTTCAGACGTGTCTGGTGCATAGGCATAAAGTTTCCAATGCCGCTGCACTATAACAGAGCTTTACTCACAAAGCAAGTCCATCCTCGCTTTGTGTAGTATTGCTGTGCGTTTATATCTCActaagtaaccatattccttatcgtggatatgtttgatagagtgtcattgtgtattttagtttaaattgTTTAAACATGTAGAGATGCATACGTGCTAAAGAACTTagtgggttgtttgtaatctacaatgattatttgttcttataaataatttgcattcagaTTATTTTGTCAATTGATTTCTCTTTTATGTTGTGACGAAACGAGCGGGTCGTACTCATacttacagttgaggtcagaattattagcctccctgatttattagcccccttgtttattttttcccaatttctgttcaacggagagaagatttttttcaacacatttctaaacataatagttttaataactcatttctaataactgatttattttatctttgccatgatgacagtaaattatattttactagatattttgaagacacttctatacagcttaaagtgacatttaaaggtgtcACGGTTGCAGggttgtgcgctttccggagtgtctgttttgtcacgtgggtttgttttgtttggttgtccacgtgtatttgtttggtcacgtgttatgacggcactcagctgttttgattagctcaccagctgaggttcattatcgtgcctatatctgggctacgtttctatgtttccttgtcagttcgttgtgtttgctcatgtgagtctgtatgtgctcaggactgtgaggagtgactgctggactgctgTGAGGAGTGACTTTTCTGCCCTGTTGGTTTAGTTTAACTATGTCAAATAAACTTATTACTTGCATATTGGGTCCTTCCCTGTACCCTTATTTAAATGTGacaaaaggcttaactaggttaattacattaactaggcaggttaggctaattaggcaagttattgtacaacgatggtttgttctgtagactatcgaaaaaatatagcttaaaggggctaataatattgaccttaaaatgtttttaaaaattaaaaactgcttttattctagccaaaataaatcaaataagactttctccagaagaaaaaatattattagacatactgtgaaaattcccttgctctgttaaacatcatttgggaaatatttaaaaaataaaaataatcaaaggggggctaaataACTTATCGACTtcaaattgacttcaactgtatatgataatGTCATTTATTACAACAAAACTCCAGAGGCTATCAAGGAGACattttaaatactgcttttaaaAAGTACACTTAACAGTTAGACGTTTGCATCTCAGCTTATTTTGTGAACAAAATATGCTATCATTAATAAATAGCCATAAATCTAAGGTTACTTAGGGGTTGCTTAGTCATGATTTAGACCAGTGACCCATAATCCATTCAGACTACCTTTCAGAGTcattcattaagaaaaaaaaatcaattgcaTTAAACTGAATGGAAAGATGTGACGTAGTGCCTCCCATaagtcataaataaaataacataagtctcaaaaataatataatcagTGTTGAATCCTAGTATGACATTTCTGTGTGCCAGTACTTACAGCGCTCCCTGATGTGCTCTTTCTATTATTGTTGGCTGTAGTCAAAAAGGATGACAATGGCTCCTGATAAAATACAGAAATTCACATTAAAATatagcacaaacaaacaaacattttaattcatgcATTACTCCCATACAAAGACATGAGTAATATATGAGTGATAATGAAATAATGTCTCACTTCATGTAGTAACTCAATATCAAAGGCCATCTGCGCCAAGGCACTGAAAGCTTGGTAGTTCTTATAATCCCTCGGACCGGTCACTAGTTTCTGtcagaggaaaaaaaatcagaatttaCATTTAAGATCCAATTGGAAACTCCTATCTCTATTTTTTCTTCCACCTGGAGTTGTGTGAACTCACCGTGTACTCTTTCTGACTGATGAACATGATCAGCTCCACACGTCCATAGCGGAAAATGGAGCGGCGCTCAAACAGGCTGTAAATCATCTTCCACAACAAGTTTCTCTCATTCCTCTGTGTGAAGAGACCCACGACCTTCACTGGGACATCTGAGACAGAAAAAAAAgcacagaaaaaaattatatatatagaaattGTATTCTACTAGTCAAAAGTTTACTAGTCAAAcattttgcatgcattttttttgggtcaaaattaattgtttcttcggtgcaccacgatgcagaagTGGACACTTTAGTATCGGTTCATTAAGAGATAATTTccggttattacatactgacATCATTCATCTCATAtgtgattaggcatgggccggtataagatccTGACAgaatgataaccttgaataaaaatttttaaaaaatcacggTTTCTCAGTATTgtgatttttactgtaaaatatattccatttaaatgtctgggtaaaaaactaaatttttttccctttaaacacaatatatttattttatgaaacatttataacatttatatatatatacacatatacatacatggtaGGGCATTTACAAAATGTCCTAATGGAGCATGCTCTTTATATTATAATGACCGTTGTCATGACGGATTTTGACTCATACAATGTATTGTTGTCTATTTCtacaaatatacctgtgcaacataagactcCAGGATCACATTCATGCATTTGTCAGATATTTCCAGCAAAAgtgacattattttttttatttatttatcagtttttgttttccctgGAAATGAAACAGGCTACTTTGGTGTTACAATTATCATGCTCTACTATTTGAGcaattttacaatgtaaaatatttcatCAAATTCAAttatattcatgtttatttctatagcgctgttacaatgtagattgtgccaaagcagcttaacatagaagttctagtaaattgaaactgttagtccagatttcagagttgaagttcagtttaattcagctcAGCGTGTTTAATtttcacagctgaaagtccaaacactgaagagcaaatccatctaaTCTTCGTGTTGTTATATGCTCACATTATTCTGAATGTTTGGTTCACTGACCTGCCGTCCACGGTATTTCAGAGATGGCAAGGTCAGAGAAGAGCTTTTCTGAGTACATGACAGGTGGTTTCATGATGCCGCTGCCGATGGGGTCCAGTTTGAAGAAATCACAATGAACCACATCCAGCTGCCCCTCCAGTCTGCTCTCAAGttcctttaaaatgaaaacagtttaGGGTTGTGGGAGATGACCACATTAGACTGTGAATCACTGAAAAGTCTCCACAGTCTGCCTTTACAGTGAGATTGTAagtattgttgttattgtgtCCATTTTgtagagttttttttattatctaacTAACATTAAAAGGATCACAAACTAAGAAATCTTTTGACCAGTTGGATTCAAAAGAGATTGAGGTTGTTGTACTATTAGAAACATCCGTGGATATTTGTTGCAATATTCtgacataaacaaatatgtaatattgcataaataatttgtaaatacaACAATGCTTCCATACAATGTGTTCATGAGAGCAAAAACCAATGTAGTTCTTTCCTACATAATGAATGAGACATGTCGCATAGCTGCAGATGCATACTATACTGTATTCGGATGCCAGATGTTTTAGAACACACTTTTTCAGAATTGGAAATCATTTAACCAAACCATTATAATGACAGACTTTCTCCATTATTCTGGAATGATTAAGACATTTAAGATGCTTTGCACTGAGACAGATGCATACAAAAAACTTAATATGCCAAGGCACAGTCACAAGGTTTTTGTGTATTAAGAAATTTTTAAGTCAAAGTGATCaattatttggtaaatatttgcACTAAAGCTGTGGAAAAAAATGTTTGAGAAAATCAATTCTGGGTTTTTCAAAATATGTCAATATTCTATCTTGAATTGAGTCTGTGCTTAGTTTTTAATGGCAGaagctgctctaggctagtttttaactgtatACTCAAATGGTCAGGAGGAGTGCTTGTGTGTTCAGCTGAGTGATGCAAGTCGTATTTTGTCACAagagtaatgtaaacacagctcactAACACATTAATTCACTTAAACTATTCCAAACTTTATCcatgattattttaggttcatGTGGTGTTTGTAAGGAACTGAAAGCAAGGAAAGTCtagctgtttgtaaagcatacagcactatctgctgtttaaaactagcctagagtgccatctgcttttaaaagtagcctatagcgccatctgctgttaaaaactaagctcagaatttaacagagaagagattttttttctttgtttacttttggtaaataaaaaaaaaggatgttACTGTCTCACAATATGATTTGTTaaacatatatttgaaaataaaactgggctaaaaaaaaaaaagaaaaaagagagcaTCACATTTGAAAAACTCAGAATCTCCATCAAAAGATTTTTGACCACAGCTCTTGTCCGTTGGAAAAATTCTCCTTCTGAATTTGACTGCACATTTGATATTTTCATCCAGAATTTTTATGCTAATACCCTAAACCTCACTTAATAATATATGGATGGTAACAGAGCTAGTAAGGCTATTTAGACATGTACCTGCAACTCAGGGAGAAAGTTTGCATCACTTTCCAGTGCAACTATTCTTTGAGCCCCGCGGTTCAGCAAAGCACGAGTCAACACTCCAGGACCTGCAGGCAGAGACAAAACTCACATTAATGTTTGCGTTTAATGCCATACCAGCTTTTATGGCCACTTTCATTCCAAGAAAAAGTATACTGCAGTTATAAATCATTTTACggttttaccatttatttttacataaaaaaaaataatctaaaactgCATTTGTATTAACGGTGTTAAAAACCGCTTCAAaagaataaactgaataaattccaTCCACACAATTAAAGCCGGCACAATCAAATAGAGCATGCTTCATGTTAAAAATGCTTTACAAATAGAGCATGTGGGAGCATCCTCTTCTCCAAGTATTAAAAACTTGTCACATCCTGGAGTGACCACTCTACAGCGGATAATAACAGTCTGGCCAAAACTcacattaaacattcattcattttcttttcagcttagtccctttattaatccgggatcgtcacagcggaataaaccgccaattaaTTTAGCacatgctcgaaccagcgaccctcttgctgtgaggcgacagcactacctactgcgccaccctcaCAATATCATAAAATATTGGATATCAAATATCATTAAACAAATATCAATACGTAATAAATTTATATCATACGTATATCAGCTAAAAATCATTTGTAAATAGCTgccatttaatatatttttttcataattaaatattttaaaaatgtataaatctttttttttttaaatgatactaAATATCAAATATATGTATTTCACTTCTGAACACATTTCATTCCTTGGTGCTTGATTACATTTTGGTTTTCAGTTTCTTTTGTTTATTCGTACTTTATTTGTGTCAGATACTGTTGTGAACCAAATTGGGTTACACTTTCATTTGACTATTTTGGGTAGCTATTCATTtgactactgagtaatattaaatatttacacataCTTATAAGGTTGGGATTAGAATGCAAGTTAGGTTTATGGTTAATTTAATGtcattatgcataattcattgtaattaccATGGTAAATGTAACATGTAACTCCATCACCTTAAATGAAAGTGCTACCCCTCAATTTAAAGTGGAAATTCCAATTCAGTTCAATCGATGCATTTCAATAAACAAGTAAAGGCCACACACCTGGGTTACACTCAAATATAACAGCTTTCCCATCATCGATGTCCCTGCTGAGGTGGTCGGTTACGATTGTTGCTAGGGCAGGGTCAACGATGAACCGTCTCAGATTTTTACAAACCAGTGCTTTCTGTGCGTTTTCATCCACATCGCCCAAATCTAAAGGATCATACCGACAGAGCGGGCGAAACTGACCCGTCAGGGGCAAAGCGACAGCAGAGAGATTCCTCTGAACGCCTCCCAAGGATGGAGAAATCCGCTCTGTCTGTGCTGGGGTTTTTCTTGTCCCAGAAGAGAATGAGTCTAGAGAGTACGTTCTTGCAGAGGTTGACAGAGTCCGGTGTTTCGTTAAAGGCAGAGCACAGGGTGATGCAGATCTTGGTAGAGTTCTTAAAGTAAGAATAATAAACCTGCATCCTCCACATGCCGCCATGACTGTTAATAAGCTTGTAGCCTGAAAACataatgtgcaaataaagcagagaTTAAAACCTGAATATCTAGTTAAGTAATCCTTGAACTTGATGAA encodes:
- the tfb2m gene encoding dimethyladenosine transferase 2, mitochondrial isoform X2; the protein is MAACGGCRFIILTLRTLPRSASPCALPLTKHRTLSTSARTYSLDSFSSGTRKTPAQTERISPSLGGVQRNLSAVALPLTGQFRPLCRYDPLDLGDVDENAQKALVCKNLRRFIVDPALATIVTDHLSRDIDDGKAVIFECNPGPGVLTRALLNRGAQRIVALESDANFLPELQELESRLEGQLDVVHCDFFKLDPIGSGIMKPPVMYSEKLFSDLAISEIPWTADVPVKVVGLFTQRNERNLLWKMIYSLFERRSIFRYGRVELIMFISQKEYTKLVTGPRDYKNYQAFSALAQMAFDIELLHEEPLSSFLTTANNNRKSTSGSAKLLICGDFHAQPSLGFTENRAKKIKSDWFQLIERQQLLK
- the tfb2m gene encoding dimethyladenosine transferase 2, mitochondrial isoform X1, which codes for MAACGGCRFIILTLRTLPRSASPCALPLTKHRTLSTSARTYSLDSFSSGTRKTPAQTERISPSLGGVQRNLSAVALPLTGQFRPLCRYDPLDLGDVDENAQKALVCKNLRRFIVDPALATIVTDHLSRDIDDGKAVIFECNPGPGVLTRALLNRGAQRIVALESDANFLPELQELESRLEGQLDVVHCDFFKLDPIGSGIMKPPVMYSEKLFSDLAISEIPWTADVPVKVVGLFTQRNERNLLWKMIYSLFERRSIFRYGRVELIMFISQKEYTKLVTGPRDYKNYQAFSALAQMAFDIELLHEEPLSSFLTTANNNRKSTSGSALSQSENLCLVRITPREDLFNSHLTPLNGSTLVLMVKQCLAKRKGKLIQQINSWSPGMGSELISNLGFLDDTLTGDVYPDEYKRLFELMEQSGSFAESWLYQETLETTKIGHG